The sequence below is a genomic window from Oncorhynchus nerka isolate Pitt River linkage group LG7, Oner_Uvic_2.0, whole genome shotgun sequence.
agattCGATGCTTTAATCActcccaaaggtgcttcaacaaagtcctgagtaaagggtctgaatacttatgtaaatgtgatattagatattagcaacaatttctaaaaagctgtttttgctttgtcattatggagtattgtgtgtaaattgacgtggtgaaaaaaacaattgaatagactttagaataaggctgtaacgtaacaaaatgtggaaaaggtcaaggggtctgaatactttccaaatgcactgtatctggggaagggtataaaacagGTTCTAGAGTGTTTTTAGTTTCCAAGAGGACATTAGTTTCCATCATTGGGAAATgaaaaaaatatggaactacccagactctgcttagagctggccgtccgaccaaactgagcaaccggtcAAGAAGGACTTTGGTCAGGGAGaagaccaagaacccaatgacctctgacagaactacagggtTCCTTGGTTGAAATGGGATAACCTGTCAGAAGGACAAGTCTCTACCGTACTTCACCAATCTGGACTTTATGGGATAGTTGCCAGACGTAAGCaactcctgagaaaaaggcacatgacagtatGCCTGGAGTTTTCAAAAAGGCATGTGAAAGACACTGAGATCAAaaaggcaaaatattctgtggtctGATTGAGACAAAAATGTAACTCTTTGGCATCGTTCATCACCCGTCTAACACCATCCCCACGGTGAAAcatgagggtggcagcatcatgctatgggaatgcttttcagtggcagggacaggGACGACTGGTAAGGCtggagggaacaatgaatggagccaaataaaggcaaatccttgatgagaacctgcttcggAGTGCAAACGACCTAAGACGAGGGCGAAGatttacattccaacaggacaatgacccagagCATACAGTCAAAGcaatgctggaatggcttcagaacaacaATGTGatagtccttgagtggcccagccaaagcacAGACTTGAatccattgaaaatctgtggaaagacttgaagattgctgttcactgcCACTCCCCATCAAATGTAACAAATCTTGAGAAAATCTACAAGGATGAATGGGGGAAAAAATCcacaaatccagatgtgcaaagctgatacaacatacccaagacaactcaaagctgtaatcgccaccaaaggtgcttctacaaaagtattgacttgggtgtgactacttatgtaaatttctatttaattttcaataaatgtgcaaacatttctaaaaacatgttttcactcattatgggtattgtgtgtagatgggtgagaaatcaATTTAATCCACTtcaaattcaggttgtaacactgTGTGGAATaagtggaataagtcaaagggtatgaatattttctgaaggcgcAGTAGTTTAACTAGTAGTTTAACTACGTTTTGCAGTAGCTTCGTGGTAGTAAACTAAATTAAaatgttcagtagttaattactTTTTTTTTGCCCTGTAGTGGTGTAACTAACAACTGGAACTACAGTTTTGTTTAATAAGCTAAATTACACAttttaacatctgactccagcaTGATCTGTTCTTACAATTTTGTAGTCTATAACATATTTGATATAATTTATCACGAAGTCGTCTGGTGGCTTGATAAACGAAACATTTGATTTGCTTCCTCAATATCGCCCAGTTTGACCCCTAGGTTCTTTACAGTAGTGTCGTAAATATAGGCTGGGTTTCCAAGCGACCATCTGATTTCAGGCTTAGGCTCACTCTACCGTAAAGTAACGGGGACCGACACAGAAGGTTAAAGTGACTTCAACAAAACGCGGTAAATAATGACAGTTATACCATATTTATATACCTTTTGACAATACAGTAGTTTAACTATTCAACAATAACTTATTTTTGCACTTCAACAATGCGGAGAAACAGTTTAGTGAGTCACAACACACAGCGCGAGTGGCCTGTTAGTCAGTAGCTGACTTTAGTCAGTTTATCCGTTTATCAACAATTAGCTAGACAATGAAGTCGAGTGCAATAAGTGCATCCCATGGCTGCTAAATATTGCTAGCTACCAATAGCTAGAACTAACGTTAATaatactagctaacgttagataatAGGCTTGTATGAATGTCTAATTGCAACGTTGCGATGACTAACattagttagctaactagctaaggtTGGCAAGctgtaacgttaactagctacagtagctaactaTCATGTTTGAAACAACTGTCCTAGGCTAGACATTTTATAGTAGCTAATTTGCCCATTAATGTATTACTCTAATGCTAGCGCCTATGGCTGTGTATGTGGCCCCTTCTCGAGAGTTAGAAACGTTAGCTAGGTAATTTGACTgaacatgtaacgttagctattgGACCTGAATTCATTTTGATGCCTCCAGTTGTATGAACAATAATTTACAGCTAGAGGGCTCTCTGAAAATGTCAGAGATTTAATCCACCTCTAACACTAACAGTTGCAaaaggttgaggtttccagggttagagtagaacagaagttgtcatatgcagaggcagtgaagaaagtagaggaagatgggttaagggggaggagtggtgagagtagtagagatataccagtacagagggagaggcCAAAAAGTGAAATAAGTTTCAGTAATATTGGATATTTAgcatttatagcaatggttatcaactgtactgcagggatggaatgGAAGTCTCGGAAAATTGAGGTtctggtggcagctgcagaggtaTTTGGGTGTGCCAGACTTGACAGCAGAAGAGTTACAGGACGTGTTAAGTGGTGATGGCATGATGTAGGAGTAATTAGTGGAGTAGGGGGGTgttaattttattttatataaCTTTGAAATTAAtgagtgtagtgttagatggtCGGGTATttagtacatttttatttttcaagtaaagtataagggagttatactgtagtctagtaggtggcggtaatacaacaaattggatgccaaccgctgtTAAACCTCATAGAAGAAGCAACTGAAACCTTTTACTCAACAGTTTTCCAACTAAAACCAGTTTTTATTGGACAAATTCTGTTGCAGACAATGTAGTGAAAAATGGGGCAATTCAAGAGGGTGCTACGAAATGAATGTCACAACGTCGTTTTCTTTGTCCTATGTCATTATAAATAACATAGAATTAATCATTATATTGTTCTCTACAATATTATAACCCTAATATTTTTGTACTTGACAGTCTTGAGGAAATATGAACATTATTTTGCTGTGACCGTTTTGCGATTCCTTCTCATTTAAATTCTCAAAGTATTGCCATACGGGACTGATGCTGTCGCTTGCCTTTCTCTGCCATTTTTCCAACTGTTAACGACGATGACATAGTATTGGAGAGTCGACTCTAAAATAATTGATTCCTCGACTCCTTGCATTGTCAATATTCCTAGCGGAATTGACTCCTAAGATTCTGTATTTTTGGAGGAGACTGATTAGTTGCCGTACTTCCGAGAACACAAACACTTGcatagggctgaccccatttagtcgactggtcgattgtttggtcgataggctgttggtcgaccgagatttctttagtcgagcagtagCAAAAACAAGTAAAAAATATTGACCGTTTAGACTTCGCAGCTCATGTTTGTCTCTTCCATATTTGGTGTTGTGAGGTGATACCATTTGGAGGTGTTTCCGCTGGTTGGACCAATCAAAATCAACTTGATACCTTAGTAATTTTCATCTCCAGATCCTTGTCTTTTATTGCCTATAACTGGGAATAATCTACATTGAGGGGCTATTTCTATGGCAATTTAAATGGAAAGAGTCAGAAATACACAATGATAACAATAACAGATTGTCTTCGCAGAGGGTGGATATTGAAATTCAGTCTGTTAGCCTTGTAAATAAATatatctagtccttatttagtttTGTATTCAGCTAATTTAATTTAGAAAAAGCCCATGTTTCATTCACAAACCTGCAGCCACTAGTTAGCTTGTCAGCTTGAGCAGCGTCACAGTGTTATAttgacagagttgtgttgagcattataaactgggtggacagctgtggcatatcagactgtataccacgggtatgatgaaacatttatttttactgctggaattacattggtaaccagtttataatagcaataaggcacctcgggggttggtggtatgtggccaatataccacggctaagggctgtatccaggcactccgtgttgcgtcgtgggtaagaacagcccttagcagtggtatattggccatataccacaccacatCGGGCCTTATTGGTGAAGTGACCACTGTGATGGCGTTACAGTCACTTTAAACATGCTAAATTCTCAGAGTAAATAGTCCTAACTTTTGAACCATATATGGTAGAGACAAGGGGTTTGGACTGCTGTTTTTCTGATTGAatggacatatttgtataaaccttgaatAAATTAATAATTTTATTGATGAACACCCTACATAATCTGTTTGCTTCTGCTTGGTTCCTAATGTTAGTGAATGCACCCTTTGTTATTATGGCTGCAATGACTCTTGCATTGCCAAAACCACGATGCCACAGAAAGACCCCTTTCTAATCAGAAACCTTTAGCATCACTCttgctcttctctcttcccccctcctgcAGCATCATGCCGTTCATCGACCTCCAGGGGAAGTTGGGCATCAACCTAGACAAATGGATGTTGATCCAGGGTGGAGAGCAGCCATATAAACGGGCACCCCGCTGCCACGCCTTTGAGAAGGAGTGGATCGAGTGTGCGGATGGCATTGGTCAGACCCGTGCCAAGAAGGAATGCAAGCTCGAGTTTGAGGACTTCTATGAGTGCATGCACAGAGAGAAGACGGTGAGTGTAGGATATCTGAGCTGAAGAGTGTGTGTGAACTGTGAAGATTGATTTTGTGTGTGATGTTCATGTCCTTTCCCAATAAACACTTGTGATTTCATCAACCAAGACCTGTTGAGGAGTTGTCCGTTGATATCCATGTCTGATCAAAAATAACTGCTTGTCCTCCTACATGGGTGTTCATCCGAGGGATGTGACAAATGGAAAATGCATGTTTAAATGTACATTAAAACGATAAGAAAAAAGATTAAAATGTCACGTGAATTCATAATGCAGCTGCGCTGTTGGCAGCAACTGTCTTAAGTCGACTGGTTGATTGTttagtcgataggctgttggtcgccCGATAAttctttagtcgagcagtagCAAAAGCAATAATACAAATATCATGGTgtacaagacacctgtctgagtggactaatccattgtggatgccgtggggatggcacagtccatcactctTAGGCATGTGCTACTGAAGTTGTATATGGTTAAGGAcaatggtgcaacactaataaaaattatattattttataacaaatgtGTTTCATAGCGGTCACTGTCCGCGGTTCTGAAACATCAATGCACTGTTGAATTCGCAccttttcctagaccatgttgctatgtgcgtaatagcaaagttaaccagcatattggtgttgagGACAATGCGGCGGACGTAGCAGCAAAGTTAGGAGACAAGAAAACAGCCCTTGtctgttcttgagtggcccagccagagcccggacttgaacccaatcgaacatctctggagagacctgaaaatagttgtgcagcgacgctccccatccaatctgacagagtttgagatgatctgcagagacgaatgggagaaactccccaaatacaggtgtgccaagcttgttgcgtcatacccaagaagactcgaggctgtaatcgctgccaaaggttctacAGCAATGTactcagtaaagggtctgaatacttatgtaaatgtgatatttcagcaaactttttttttacatttacaaaaatgcctttaaacctatttttgctttgtcattgtggggttgtgtgtagattaatgagggggaaaaactgtaatcaattttagactaAGGCTTTAACATAAAgtgtggaaaaattcaagaggtctgaatgctctgtatatatggaaaaatacaaatTTTTAATTTTTTCGACCAATCAAACAGATTTTGTTTTTAGTTGGGGACAGCCCTACACTCGCATCTGTCATGGCGAGCTAGcaagggacggagagagaggggagggcacAGTATAGGCAGGTCGGCAGACAGTCAGAACTGTGCACTAGGCCAATCTATTGGCATCTAGCAATGGAATGCTGTATCTCGCAATTCTTGGCATGCAATGTCTCGCAACTTCAGTAAAGCATGGCAATTCATCAATGAATGGGCTAGGATGTTGAGATGAGCGAGATGCAACATATAAAGTATCTGCTCGTGCACTGGTTTGCTTCACGCGGTTTACAGCGTGGTAGACCGGGCACCAAAACAGTGGAGAAGTTGATGAGCATCGCGCTTCAACGTTCTTATTTTTGCGGAAATTTACCATTTATGCTGTTCTGCATTGactttaacaaaaaaaaaaaagtttttcggTCAAGGACTTTTCTTAACGTTAAGGATCCCAATTTCGTTGAAACATTTTACCTTTTTGAAATGTTCACACCCCCAGTCCATCCTTTCCAGCTCTACCTGTTGTTGGAGAAGGAGGAATCTTTGGTGTTGATTACCAAATTAAGAGCGTCAAGACTATAGGAAATGCTTTTGTTTTGAGAGTTTTTGTTGTTAAAAATACATTGAGTTGATGAATGAAGAGAATTGTGGTTTTGATCAGCAATTAGCTGAAAAAACACACCAATACCTCCTTAAGAAGTTCTGAGCATGCACCCCCCCAAAATGTTTGACAGCCTCTCTCACAACTAAGTGTCTGAAGtggcttgctctctctgtctgtctgtctgtctgtctgtagcacaAGAGGCTGTATGAGATCCGTAAGCAGCGGGACAAGATGGTGAAGGAGGGCACCTACCAGACCCCAGCTCACCACACCGGCGCTCAGGCTGATGACAGGCCTTGACCCAATTTGACCTTGTTGACCACAAGGTCCCCCCCCCAACTTGTGTATAATAATTGTTGTTCAGATATCTCTTTATTGTTTGTGTCCAACCCTTTGCAAGTTTGCAAATAAATGTTATTGACCATGAACCTTGTGTgactttctctttctcctttttTAGGTACAGTGTAGGGAGAGATGACTGGAAGAAAGGGACAGAAATGTGAAGGTGATTTATGATATGTGCACTCAGGTTTAAGTTTGTTCACTATATTTGATATTTGTGATCTTGGTTTTGAATGTGTTAATACTACAGATTTTATTCCATTTGTAATACCATACTAATAACTACACAATACAAGACAATTTGTTTTGAGCGTGAATGTATTTGTTAGAAAAATGAAATGATTTCAAATTAGCTTACTTGTTTTAGGACAAaaatagctacagttgaagtacTACAGACGATATAACCAGCATGATTAATATCCTTGAAAAAACTAAACATCTGAGAATTGCAGTAATGACAATCAGAAATATCCTTATAAACCAGCCTTGCTTGGAAGTGCGGGGTTGATGATATCTGAACCCCACTCAACTCTAAACCCTGTCACCTAATTTTGTTAAATATCAGAGTTGACGGATTAGTTGATCAGCTTCTCCTAATGAAATTCAAATATGAATGAATGTACTCTGAAATCCCAATTAAATTAGCACGCGTTTCACCAGCCCTAATAAGATTACGAGATCCTCCATGTCACCACAAGGTGGCGTCAAGAGCCAAGTAAGTACTACACAATCTCCCATCTACCTAATCGTGTCAAATCATATTTGAAGTAAATAGGCTTCGGTTACAATGTTTGATGTTCATCGCGTTTAGTGGCAACACAAATAAAGTGTTTATTACTTGCTAATATAGAGTGGAGAATTAAGTATTATGGAGTGAGTTTAGCCTCTGCCTTAATCACAAGGGTTATTTACAAAAATGAAGAGATACCAATACTGTCACAATATAGCCGATAAACCGTTTTGATGAagtgtgtggagggaggggggcGGCGCTGGTAGGACCTGGATTtttcagaagttccaaaagattGCCTCATGGCCTGACTCCCGCAAAGGGTTGCACGTTACTTTTCTGATTCATTACATAGTCTGGTGGTGACATTGCATCTAGGCCGTGGGACAAGGTGAAAAGGCAACAAACAGTAATGTGGTCTAGGCTAGTCGTCACAAGGTTTTAATCAACTGTTTGGTTAAGGGGATTTTGGCCAGTCTGGGCACTGCATTTTCTTTTACAAAACTATAGGCCTATTGTACTGCTTTATTGCCTTGCAGTTGACCTGATTCATTTTCAATTACAGAAATGCGGGTCTTCCCTTATTTTGATTAACAAATGGGATTTTAAAGGAGATTGTTTTATTATGTCAGCTAAATTAAGCAGCCTGTTACATATTACAGCCAAACGTTATGCGACCTTTTATCTTCTGAAGCAAGTCTCCGGTCTAAGTTACAAAATTGCACTGCTTTTCATTTGGCCAGTCCCACAGAATTGGCTTTTGCAATTGTTTGATTAAAGCATCAGCAGCGAGCCTAGTTCATCCGTCTCTGACTGCTctgcggagggagggagggtccgTGTATATCGTGGCCAATGGTTATACAGGGAGGACCATTCTTGCAAGCTATTCTCCCGGCCGGACAAGCTGGACTGGGAGGGTCGTAAAAAACTCTGACAATGTATAGTTATTTAGTTGCATAAATACATattggaggaggggtcaggagaaacAGTTGTGGTAGATCTAAGGATTAAGGATTAATATGATCACATGCAAAGACAAAGAAAGACCTGTTGCAAAAGCAGTAGCTAAACACAGCTATTTCGTGGCTGCTATGCATCCACAAATATGCCGAAAGTAAACGCCtcttcccccccccaaaaaaatagcGTGCGTCGTGCCAGTTGGCCGTGAACGAATAGTGTAGTTGAAGTTAGAACACACCGAAATTCCATTTTCGCGACACTTACCATCTCCTCTCCAATAGCTATGGGTTAAATGTTAAACCCTTGATATAGCCTACCCGTTGATGAGGTCAGTAGAGCGAGAGTGCGGGGTAGAGAGCGAGGTGGGGGTTGTAGAGACAGGAAAGAAcgggagaaaaggagggagagggaaggaggggaataGACAGCCATTACCGAATCACAGTCGTGGTATTCATCGCTTCCGTGTCCCGGGTCAGTACAAACGGCTGAGTAGCAGCCCTCATCAGACCGTCTGTACCTAAACGTGCTTCCGAAAGAGGAAAGACGCTTGTCGTGAGGAGGGCGACTCGAAGAGCCACAGCATCCCTGTCTATGTAACCCCGTAAAATATTCCGACTCGAGGACCGCTATTCCCCGGTAAGGTTTCGGTGTCGTGGAACACACCATGTGTAGTCTGAATCATATTGCCAGACGTCTGAGATTGTGAAATACATATGATATAATGCATGTATTGTGGTTGATTTTCAGCTGCATTTGTATTACCGATGTGGTAAAACTATTCCCTTATTCAATATCTGTTCTTAATGGCATAGTAAAAAGTTGATATTTATGCAATTCATAAAATGATTGGTGTAATTCATTAGGATATAAATACTAATGTACAGAGAGTTAATAT
It includes:
- the LOC115131673 gene encoding NADH dehydrogenase [ubiquinone] iron-sulfur protein 5-like, with translation MPFIDLQGKLGINLDKWMLIQGGEQPYKRAPRCHAFEKEWIECADGIGQTRAKKECKLEFEDFYECMHREKTHKRLYEIRKQRDKMVKEGTYQTPAHHTGAQADDRP